A stretch of the Amycolatopsis sp. BJA-103 genome encodes the following:
- a CDS encoding papain-like cysteine protease family protein — MKAIRRAVTGTFLMVPAFAAVVVLAPVAQATDTGRPGGVESSKVADNTHLKIASGAAKDAVAAKRVLRYTQLEQKYDMWCWAADGAGIEQALGASISQDEFCAETKGTAVGYCPNETAYMTEIAQGFRNTGFQATYVDSALSWNEVRRQIDAGQPIMADINWSNGGYHAQTIYGYDAGNSTINYGDPWPSYQRYQTRTYNSYLSNSSFSWADTISGIRKG; from the coding sequence ATGAAGGCGATTCGTCGTGCCGTCACCGGCACGTTCCTGATGGTGCCCGCGTTCGCCGCGGTGGTCGTGCTCGCCCCCGTCGCACAGGCGACGGACACCGGGCGTCCCGGCGGCGTCGAAAGTTCCAAGGTCGCGGACAACACCCACCTGAAGATCGCGAGCGGCGCGGCGAAGGACGCTGTCGCGGCCAAGCGGGTCCTGCGTTACACCCAGCTGGAACAGAAGTACGACATGTGGTGCTGGGCGGCGGACGGCGCCGGCATCGAACAGGCGCTCGGCGCTTCGATCAGCCAGGACGAGTTCTGTGCCGAGACCAAGGGAACCGCGGTCGGATACTGTCCGAACGAAACGGCCTACATGACCGAGATCGCCCAGGGCTTCCGCAACACCGGGTTCCAGGCCACCTATGTGGACAGTGCGCTGTCGTGGAACGAGGTGCGGCGCCAGATCGACGCGGGGCAGCCGATCATGGCGGACATCAACTGGTCGAACGGCGGCTACCACGCCCAGACGATCTACGGCTACGACGCCGGGAACTCCACGATCAACTACGGCGACCCGTGGCCGTCGTATCAGCGCTACCAGACCCGTACCTACAACAGCTATCTGAGCAACAGCTCGTTCAGCTGGGCCGACACCATCAGCGGCATCAGGAAGGGCTGA